The genomic segment aattccatatccaacaatcacgagtcgtgtgacctgtttctaccacaataatatcggcttgaatcaaagggaaacgtggccaagtataatttcgcgtatgcaaataaagtgtaccggtgacgtccgggacccggtgatgtgacgtcattagattattgatgacgtcaataacaattgcagcttgggtcaaagtcccaccgtgttagccaatcaaaatgcgtacagagtttataccacgtgtggtataaacagattgttaatcaacagctgtaatgattaactgatggtctgagagttgaataacacagggtattgtggtagaaattgTATTAAATGCTTCCTTGGTATCCTTACTTATTTACTGTTCTGAAATCATTAATTTTGAATAGCGGTGAAAGTTTTTTCGTTTGATTTAATCACAATTTAAAATTCAAAGTTGTGTACACtgaacactatatatatactgtacataaaaAGTTGGGCAGGGCTCTGTTTATACTTTCGTGTTAAGTATGTACGCCAACTTCATAACGTTTAAAATATGTGTGCTTCATGGAATAATGAACAACAATAGCAGACACATAGATATAAGTATAAATATTTCCATGGAGCGTGTATATTATTTGGGCTGTTtctaaattatgaaatttaaaatcagATAACCTTAACTATCTGTTATAAACATTGATTTCTGTTTATCTTCTACAGGTGTTGATTTTGTTTGAGTATGGTCATTAGGCCACGATTTAAGTGTACATTTCTAGGTCTGATTCTTACGTCACGATTTATGCGTAGATTTCCAGATCTGGCTCCTACGTcatgatttacatgtacatttccaTTTCTGGTTCTTACGTCAcgatttacatgtacatttccaGGTCTGGTGTGTGCGATGTTGGTGTCTGTTATCCTATCAGTCCTGCTGGAGTATATCCACGTTATAATGAAATTCACATTAGAGCAAAACGGTGCCGACAAACCAGTCAAATACAGGTAAGACTTGTTTAGTTGAGTACAGGTATGTTATCCATGTCTACATCTGAAAGACATGAATAAATTTATAATTTACCCCAACTCAATAAAGTTTTAGGCAGCCACCAAGTCCCATAGTAACGATGGAACgatatgtctgtcctgttaatTTGTTTTACGTAACGAATCAATACGTTTTTATTACATCTATGAAACActatgtacataaatatatcaaattaaagtaaaGAATAAGTACGCCATATTTAAAGGGAATAAAGAGTTATGGGCACGTCATATTTACATAGGGTAAAGAATGGGCACGTCATATGTACATGGAGTAATGAATAAGTACGTCATATGTACATGGAGTAATGAATGAGTACGTCATATGTACATGGAGTAATGAATGAGTACGTCATATTAACGTGAAGTAATGAATGAGTACGTCATATTTACTTAAAGTGATGAATGAGTACGTCATATGTACATGGAGTAATGCATGAGTACGTCATATGTACATGGAGTAATGAATGAGTACGTCATATGTACGTGAAGTAATGAATGAGTACGTCATATTAACGTGAAGTAATGAATGAGTACGTCATATTTACGTAAAGTGATGAATGAGTACGTCATATGTACATGGAGTAATGAATGAGTACGTCATATTTACGTAAAGTAATGAATGAGTACGTCATATGTACATGGAGTAATGAATGAGTACGTCATATTTACGTGAAGTAATGAATGAGTACGTCATATTAACGTGAAGTAATGAATGAGTACGTCATATTTACGTGAAGTGATGAATGAGTACGTCATATTTACGTAAAGTGATGAATGAGTACGTAATACTAACGTGGAGTAATGAATGAGTACGTCATATTTACGTGAAGAAATGAATTAGTACGTCATATTTACGTAAAGTGATGAATGAGTACGTCATGTTTACGTGAAGTAATGAATGAGTACGTCATATGTACATGGAGTAATGAATGAGTACGTCATATGTACGTGGAGTTATGAATAAGTACGTCATATGTACATGGAGTAATGAATGAGTACGTCATATTAACGTGAAGAAATGAATGAGTACGTCATATTTACGTGAAGTAATGAATGAGTACGTCATATGTACATGGAGTAATGAATGAGTACGTCATATGTACATGGAGTAATGAATGAGTACGTCATATGTACATGGAGTAATGAATGAGTACGTCATATGTACATGGAGTAATGAATGATTACGTCATATTAACGTGAAGTAATGAATGAGTACGTCATATGTACATGGAGTAATGAATGAGTACGTCATATGTACATGGAGTAATGAATGAGTACGTCGTATTTACGTGAAGTAATGAATGAGTACGTCATATGCACATGGAGTAATGAATGAGTACGTCATATTTATGTAGAGTAATGAACGAGAACAATGTACGCCATATGTACATGGAGTACCGTGAGTTCGTCATATTTTCATCTAGTAGAAACGAAGTACAACATATCGCATATTTAACATAGTAATACTGTAAGCAGACGATGCATTTACACGAATGTTACTACAAGAAGCGACGTAAATGAAGCCTTGGTAGGTTGGGTTGGATAGGGATGTCAAATATCACAATTGCAAAACATGGAAGTATAATTAACTTATTTTTGCCTTCTGTTCCTTTTAGAATATAACACTCTACACGTATTCAATAATTGTATCATGTtcttaaatttgattttaacagAAAGGAAAGGTCGGCTATCTGTAGTGACTCCATGAAGACACAGATAATCGTCACAATATACCACGTGGTGCGGGTCGCCGTTGGCTACtgtttgatgttgtttgtgATGACTTTTAATGTCTGGATTTACACGGCCGTGGTTTTAGGTTCTGGGACTGGATTTTATCTTTCGCATACGTTCCCATGTACGGGTGATGCACCTACAAAGGACTGCGAAGCAGATTCGCCTATCCCGCTGTCAGTGCGACACGAGGATGATATAGACCTACACCTTCAGGAAGAGGAAACCTTATATGTACGGACGACACGATGATTGGAGTGTCAAATAACAATGGACAGGTTTAAGAGATATTTCGTGTTACAGGTTTCTGTGACCGACATAAGTGTGGGTCTAGCGTACGAAGTGAATCCCGTCATCTTTCAGGGCGATAAAAGGCGCAACATTATAGGTCTGTAAACCGCAGTAAGTGTGTATTTAGATGAAGGCCTAATATGTACATTAACCAGACAACACCTTTTCgataaaaacatttgatttcgaAAATATTCCTACAGTTGGGATCGTCCGAAATTAAGAGGAACTTATCTACAGGACAATTTGTACTAGTGTATATCCTACGTTAGCTCTACTTGCgatatcattgaaatatttaaataaaacattgatatggTCGAAGAGAAAATGGCCACACCTACAGGTTGAGCAATGACAGAATGGTTCATTGACTGGTTGTCACGCATGAAAATAAGAGGGAGGAGTAGTTAAAATGTATGCGTTAACGACCAAAATGCATGAACTTCATCAATCTCAACATTTATGATATTTCTGTTTCTCACTGCCTCCTTATCATCATTAATAATCAAGCTTTGACATTGTTATTACTTGTGTCTGCATGCCTCAGCTTTATTTGGGTGACGGTAATTACTGATTATCACTTACATTTATTTCTAATCTGATGGATATTGTCAATTCAATAACATGGCAACTACGTCTTACCTTCAGAGTATACCAAATAAATAGCAATCCTCGGGATGAGAATCTTTAATGTCCCTATCTCGGCCGAGCCTCGGTTTAGACAATTAAGAATCTCACGCCATTGGTTAAGACTTCCTCTCACACCCTAATTGGATTACGTATAGTGCTCAAAATACTTGAAATAGCCACCCCcttatgctcacaagtgtctaaagcagGAAGTACGAGCATTTGTctgaccagatttgactttataaaaGCATAAACATCGATTCTCtgttgaccttgaaatgcaaatggcggctgcTCCATTGCAGCAGAGTAGTGTTTTATAGGCTTGTGATATATTACTGGGTTAACAAGGATCTAAACATACCGGATAGCTGAGGTCAGTTATCATTAAAGGACAATagtaatattacatttattagcATAGTGTGTAGAGTAAATGATACCGATTAGACGTAACGATTGGTTGTTCTACTTCCGGTCACCTGGTAATTTACTTATCGGTATCAAACGAGAAAGAGGTTATATTACTGCCGTCTGGAAGAGCTGTGTAAATTGTACAGTTTTGTTTTTTACGttatttgtgttttatcatatttgttACTGAAATGTGGAACATATTTATTGAAATCGCTTCAGAGGTACAAATAAAATGACGAATACAACACAATGTAggtatttgtttttaatattgagAACGAGAACTGACCTATACGAGTCCTTGGTTAAGATAAACGCCCATGAAGCAAATGATGCAGCCGTGATGAATTGAAAACTTCACTGTGTATCTACATAACTGAATCATGGGTCGTCGTAACTTTTGTG from the Pecten maximus chromosome 4, xPecMax1.1, whole genome shotgun sequence genome contains:
- the LOC117326026 gene encoding probable low affinity copper uptake protein 2, whose translation is MKMTMSTNTSGETVILRIWDTGTIPGLVCAMLVSVILSVLLEYIHVIMKFTLEQNGADKPVKYRKERSAICSDSMKTQIIVTIYHVVRVAVGYCLMLFVMTFNVWIYTAVVLGSGTGFYLSHTFPCTGDAPTKDCEADSPIPLSVRHEDDIDLHLQEEETLYVRTTR